One part of the Numenius arquata chromosome 24, bNumArq3.hap1.1, whole genome shotgun sequence genome encodes these proteins:
- the NRAS gene encoding GTPase NRas — protein sequence MTEYKLVVVGAGGVGKSALTIQLIQNHFVDEYDPTIEDSYRKQVVIDGETCLLDILDTAGQEEYSAMRDQYMRTGEGFLCVFAINNSKSFADINLYREQIKRVKDSDDVPMVLVGNKCDLPTRTVDTKQAQELAKSYGIPFIETSAKTRQGVEDAFYTLVREIRQYRMKKLNSNEDGNQGCMGLSCVVM from the exons ATGACCGAGTACaagctggtggtggtgggcgCCGGCGGCGTCGGCAAGAGCGCGCTGACCATCCAGCTCATTCAGAACCACTTCGTGGATGAATACGACCCCACCATCGAG GACTCCTACAGAAAGCAGGTGGTTATTGATGGCGAGACGTGCTTGTTAGACATTCTGGACACAGCGGGACAGGAGGAGTACAGCGCCATGCGCGATCAGTACATGAGGACTGGGGAAGGATTCCTCTGCGTTTTTGCCATTAACAACAGTAAATCGTTTGCTGATATTAACCTCTACAG agaaCAGATCAAGAGAGTGAAAGATTCAGATGATGTGCCAATGGTGCTAGTTGGGAATAAGTGTGATTTGCCCACAAGAACAGTAGACACAAAACAGGCTCAAGAATTAGCAAAAAGCTATGGAATCCCCTTCATAGAGACATCTGCTAAAACGAGACAG GGTGTGGAAGATGCTTTTTACACGCTGGTGAGAGAGATCCGGCAGTACCGGATGAAAAAGCTCAACAGCAATGAAGATGGGAATCAAGGCTGTATGGGATTGTCTTGCGTTGTGATGTGA